The following proteins come from a genomic window of Sorghum bicolor cultivar BTx623 chromosome 3, Sorghum_bicolor_NCBIv3, whole genome shotgun sequence:
- the LOC110433857 gene encoding tubulin beta-5 chain has protein sequence MREILHIQGGQCGNQIGSKFWEVVCDEHGIDPTGRYVGTSDLQLERVNVYYNEASCGRFVPRAVLMDLEPGTMDSVRTGPYGQIFRPDNFVFGQSGAGNNWAKGHYTEGAELIDSVLDVVRKEAENCDCLQGFQVCHSLGGGTGSGMGTLLISKIREEYPDRMMLTFSVFPSPKVSDTVVEPYNATLSVHQLVENADECMVLDNEALYDICFRTLKLTTPSFGDLNHLISATMSGVTCCLRFPGQLNSDLRKLAVNLIPFPRLHFFMVGFAPLTSRGSQQYRALTVPELTQQMWDAKNMMCAADPRHGRYLTASAMFRGKMSTKEVDEQMINVQNKNSSYFVEWIPNNVKSSVCDIPPRGLSMASTFIGNSTSIQEMFRRVSEQFTAMFRRKAFLHWYTGEGMDEMEFTEAESNMNDLVSEYQQYQDATADEEAEYEDEEDGIQDE, from the exons ATGAGGGAGATCCTCCACATCCAGGGCGGCCAGTGCGGGAACCAGATCGGTTCCAAGTTCTGGGAGGTTGTCTGCGACGAGCATGGTATCGACCCCACCGGACGCTACGTCGGCACCTCCGACCTCCAGCTCGAGCGCGTCAACGTCTACTACAACGAGGCCTCATGCGGCCGCTTCGTGCCGCGCGCCGTGCTCATGGACCTCGAGCCCGGCACCATGGACAGCGTCCGCACCGGCCCGTACGGACAGATCTTCCGCCCCGACAACTTCGTCTTCGGCCAGTCTGGCGCGGGGAACAACTGGGCCAAGGGCCACTACACCGAGGGCGCTGAGCTCATCGACTCCGTGCTTGACGTCGTGAGGAAAGAGGCTGAGAACTGCGACTGCCTGCAAG GCTTCCAAGTTTGCCACTCCCTTGGAGGAGGCACTGGATCTGGAATGGGCACCCTTCTCATCTCAAAGATCAGGGAGGAGTACCCTGATCGGATGATGCTCACCTTTTCTGTGTTCCCCTCACCCAAGGTGTCGGACACTGTTGTGGAGCCATACAATGCCACACTGTCTGTTCATCAGTTGGTTGAGAATGCTGATGAATGCATGGTTCTGGACAACGAGGCGCTTTATGACATTTGCTTCCGAACTCTGAAGCTTACAACACCTAGCT TTGGAGACTTGAATCACTTGATCAGTGCAACAATGAGCGGAGTCACTTGCTGCCTGCGCTTCCCAGGACAGCTGAACTCTGACCTGCGCAAGCTTGCAGTCAACCTGATCCCATTCCCTCGCCTGCACTTCTTCATGGTTGGCTTTGCGCCACTCACCTCGCGTGGCTCGCAGCAGTACCGTGCTCTCACCGTCCCTGAGCTAACCCAGCAGATGTGGGATGCCAAGAACATGATGTGCGCCGCTGACCCGCGCCATGGCCGCTATCTCACAGCCTCTGCCATGTTCCGTGGCAAGATGAGCACCAAGGAGGTGGACGAGCAGATGATCAATGTGCAGAACAAGAACTCGTCCTACTTCGTCGAGTGGATCCCCAACAACGTCAAGTCCAGTGTCTGCGACATCCCGCCGCGTGGCCTTTCCATGGCCTCCACCTTCATTGGCAACTCCACCTCCATCCAGGAGATGTTCCGCCGTGTGAGCGAGCAGTTCACTGCTATGTTCAGGAGGAAGGCTTTCTTGCATTGGTACACTGGTGAGGGCATGGATGAGATGGAGTTCACCGAGGCTGAGAGCAACATGAATGATCTGGTGTCCGAGTACCAGCAGTACCAGGATGCCACTgccgatgaggaggcagagtacgaggacgaggaggatgGCATCCAAGACGAGTAA
- the LOC8054684 gene encoding uncharacterized protein LOC8054684 yields the protein MASPRRRSLPLRFLIFIPVPLFLVLLLFHRSSHPPAPLLHTAGSGSGPSPDPRRFSLLIKLLAYNRPAAFRRCLRSLAAADYDGDRVALHVLLDHSTTNSSVPPLAASHEILDFVDAFPWPHGEKRVHYRAANAGLQAQWIEAWWPGSDDEFAFVVEDDLQVSPLYYRFLKRVVMRYYYDRENYSPYVFGASLQRPRFVAGKHGNKIQLDSETRLFLYQMVGTWGQLLFPKPWKEFRLWYDDHKAKGLKPILQGMKTTGWYKKMGERIWTPWFIKFVHSRGYFNIYTNFLKERALSVSHRDAGVNYGKSVGPDSTLLDGKNLDFNLWELQPLKKLKWYDFCFNEVIPGRIVTKSSELGSVFKSVQLKSTVVLVTLYSIEERFARNLICHLDKAGMKNYIFLGDNSEFLDDLAHRGYPVIDGMKFLQSIKVSSLQRSDDFVKEGLVKSYVIKACLDLGYNLWLLNGNMISLGNKLIEPSDQSVDLFIADEGLMFIRSSLDLKNKWNELTMSRVKAMCTSSEFSVSIKQKSFVHMLSEVLASSAGVRLGKLDEAIRVIELGPSTSNRSISEDQSNVLFWSRSKASDSVQKQLENMDLWLVDSDSSCSAVVCHQKQK from the exons ATGGCGTCTCCTCGCCGCCGCTCCCTCCCACTCCGCTTCCTCATCTTCATCCCTGTCCCTCTCTTCCttgtcctcctcctcttccaccGCTCCTCTCATCCTCCCGCCCCGCTCCTCCACACCGCCGGCTCTGGCTCCGGCCCCAGCCCCGATCCCCGCCGCTTCTCCCTCCTCATCAAGCTCCTCGCCTACAACCGGCCGGCCGCGTTTCGCCGCTGCCTCCGCTCCCTCGCCGCCGCTGACTATGACGGGGACCGCGTCGCGCTCCACGTCCTCCTCGACCACAGCACGACCAACTCCTCGGTGCCCCCCCTCGCCGCGTCGCACGAgatccttgacttcgtcgacgcgTTCCCGTGGCCGCACGGCGAGAAGCGCGTGCACTACCGCGCCGCCAACGCCGGGCTCCAGGCGCAGTGGATCGAGGCGTGGTGGCCCGGCTCCGACGACGAATTCGCCTTCGTCGTCGAGGACGACCTCCAGGTCTCGCCGCTCTACTACAGGTTCCTAAAGCGGGTGGTCATGAGGTACTACTACGACCGTGAGAACTACAGCCCCTACGTGTTCGGCGCTTCGCTGCAGCGTCCTCGGTTCGTCGCAG GTAAACATGGAAACAAGATACAGCTGGATAGTGAGACTCGGCTTTTCTTGTATCAGATGGTAGGCACGTGGGGTCAACTTCTCTTTCCAAAACCATGGAAAGAATTTCGATTATGGTATGATGACCACAAAGCCAAAGGACTCAAACCTATTCTCCAAGGCATG AAAACTACAGGATGGTACAAGAAGATGGGTGAGAGAATATGGACTCCTTGGTTCATTAAATTTGTCCACTCACGTGGATACTTCAATATCTACACAAACTTCCTGAAGGAAAGGGCCCTCAGCGTCTCTCATAGGGATGCAGGTGTGAACTATGGGAAAAGTGTTGGGCCAGATTCTACTTTGTTGGATGGGAAGAATCTTGATTTCAATTTATGGGAATTGCAACCTCTAAAGAAGCTAAAGTGGTATGATTTCTGCTTCAATGAAGTTATTCCAGGAAGAATTGTTACAAAAAGTAGTGAACTTGGTTCTGTGTTCAAATCTGTACAATTAAAAAGTACTGTTGTTCTTGTAACTCTGTACTCAATAGAAGAGAGATTTGCAAGAAACTTGATTTGCCATCTTGACAAGGCAGGCATGAAGAACTATATTTTCCTTGGTGACAATTCAGAGTTTCTGGATGACCTTGCTCATAGAGGATATCCTGTCATTGATGGTATGAAATTTCTTCAGAGCATCAAAGTTAGTAGTTTGCAGCGCTCTGATGATTTTGTTAAGGAAGGATTGGTTAAATCTTATGTGATAAAAGCTTGCTTGGACCTGGGGTACAATCTATGGCTACTAAATGGAAATATGATTTCACTTGGCAATAAGTTGATCGAGCCATCAGATCAGTCTGTTGACTTGTTTATTGCAGATGAAGGGTTGATGTTTATAAGGAGCTCGCTAGACTTGAAAAACAAATGGAATGAACTTACTATGTCGAGAGTGAAAGCGATGTGTACATCTAGTGAATTTTCTGTTTCCATCAAACAGAAGAGTTTTGTCCATATGCTTTCTGAAGTGCTTGCGAGCAGTGCTGGTGTTAGGCTGGGAAAACTGGATGAGGCTATCAGAGTTATTGAATTAGGGCCTAGCACCTCAAACAGATCAATATCAGAAGACCAAAGTAATGTGCTTTTCTGGTCTCGCAGTAAGGCTTCAGATTCAGTTCAAAAGCAACTTGAAAATATGGACTTATGGTTGGTTGACTCAGATTCGTCTTGTAGTGCTGTTGTTTGTCACCAAAAGCAGAAGTAG